From a region of the Armatimonas rosea genome:
- a CDS encoding exo-beta-N-acetylmuramidase NamZ family protein: MKTGLDVLAAEGFARLKGKKVGLVTHPPAALADGTPAIEALRAGGVKVAALFGPEHGVRGDVPAGKWIASYTDSKTGLPVYSLYGKTKVPTPEMLKGLELLVFELQDIGCRSYTYLSTLGCVLEGAAKVGLPVLVLDRPNPLGLARVEGGPVQKGFTSFVSKYPLAYRHGMTLGEVGKMLIGKGWLAGGAQPTLSVLACQGLSRTDSGWDARRWIPTSPNIPTLRAARLYAATGILGELDCIAIGVGTDDPFGYVGSPTLSATKLAKALEKHAVAGFAYTAASFTPSRGLFTGQKCQGVRLIPQKGPESEWTRPNFALLAALRDAGVVRPFSPGEPTQMFDYSCGTDAVRRAFNRGAGSAELWAEFQQGAVNFEKERAPFLVYT; encoded by the coding sequence ATGAAGACCGGACTCGATGTACTGGCAGCGGAGGGATTCGCGCGGCTGAAGGGCAAGAAAGTTGGGCTGGTGACCCACCCACCCGCCGCGCTCGCCGATGGAACACCCGCGATTGAGGCGCTCCGTGCGGGCGGTGTCAAAGTGGCGGCGCTCTTCGGCCCCGAGCATGGTGTCCGCGGTGATGTCCCCGCGGGCAAGTGGATCGCCTCCTACACCGACTCCAAGACGGGTCTGCCGGTCTACTCCCTCTACGGCAAGACCAAGGTCCCCACCCCCGAGATGCTGAAAGGGCTAGAGCTCCTGGTCTTTGAGCTACAGGATATCGGCTGCCGGAGCTACACCTACCTCTCGACCCTGGGCTGTGTCCTCGAAGGCGCGGCCAAAGTCGGGCTCCCGGTGCTGGTGCTAGACCGCCCCAACCCGCTTGGCTTGGCACGAGTCGAGGGCGGCCCCGTCCAAAAGGGGTTCACGTCGTTTGTGAGCAAGTACCCCCTTGCCTACCGACACGGCATGACCCTCGGTGAGGTAGGGAAGATGCTCATCGGCAAGGGCTGGCTTGCAGGTGGTGCCCAACCCACGCTCAGCGTGCTTGCCTGCCAAGGCCTCAGCCGCACGGATTCTGGCTGGGACGCGCGCCGCTGGATCCCGACATCGCCCAATATCCCGACGCTCCGTGCTGCCCGGCTCTACGCCGCCACGGGGATTCTCGGGGAGCTAGACTGTATCGCGATCGGGGTGGGCACCGACGATCCCTTTGGCTATGTTGGCAGTCCCACTCTCAGCGCAACCAAGCTCGCCAAGGCGCTGGAGAAACATGCGGTGGCGGGTTTTGCGTACACCGCGGCGAGCTTTACACCGTCACGCGGGCTTTTCACCGGCCAGAAGTGCCAAGGAGTGCGCCTGATCCCCCAAAAAGGCCCCGAGAGCGAGTGGACACGCCCCAACTTCGCCCTCCTCGCCGCCCTCCGCGATGCGGGAGTCGTCCGGCCATTCTCGCCGGGGGAACCCACCCAGATGTTCGACTACTCCTGCGGCACCGATGCCGTGCGACGTGCATTTAACCGTGGTGCCGGTTCCGCCGAGCTCTGGGCGGAGTTTCAGCAAGGTGCCGTGAACTTTGAGAAGGAAAGAGCCCCCTTTTTGGTGTATACCTAG
- the hisA gene encoding 1-(5-phosphoribosyl)-5-[(5-phosphoribosylamino)methylideneamino]imidazole-4-carboxamide isomerase: protein MGLEIIPAIDLFGGQAVRLRKGDFGTSEKVADDPIATARGFEQAGATRLHIVDLDGAKTGEATNHPVIKAILAAVSIPVQVGGGLRTPEKVGAMLALGASRAIVGTSAAGNPEAIAAILAQYGEQVIVGADASDGFVATHGWKETSGERVEDFCKRMAALGGRRFLFTDIARDGMLEGVNVEATAALAEAVGLPVIASGGVAGIADIEKLTAVQQSGVEAVIVGKALYAGRLSLADALRVARG, encoded by the coding sequence ATGGGACTAGAGATAATTCCCGCCATTGATCTATTTGGCGGGCAGGCGGTTCGTCTGCGAAAAGGCGATTTTGGGACGAGCGAGAAAGTGGCCGACGATCCTATCGCGACCGCGCGGGGGTTTGAGCAAGCCGGCGCGACACGGCTACATATCGTCGATCTAGACGGTGCCAAGACCGGGGAGGCGACCAACCATCCGGTGATTAAGGCGATTCTAGCGGCGGTGAGCATCCCCGTGCAGGTGGGCGGGGGGCTGCGGACGCCGGAGAAAGTTGGGGCGATGCTGGCGCTTGGGGCGAGCCGGGCGATTGTCGGGACGAGCGCGGCGGGCAACCCAGAGGCGATCGCGGCGATCCTGGCGCAGTACGGCGAGCAGGTGATTGTCGGGGCCGATGCCAGCGACGGTTTTGTCGCGACCCATGGCTGGAAAGAGACCAGCGGCGAGCGCGTCGAAGACTTCTGCAAGCGCATGGCGGCGCTGGGCGGGCGGCGCTTTCTCTTCACCGATATCGCCCGCGATGGCATGCTCGAAGGGGTCAATGTCGAGGCAACCGCAGCCCTCGCTGAGGCAGTCGGGCTACCCGTGATCGCATCGGGCGGTGTGGCCGGAATCGCCGATATTGAGAAGCTCACTGCCGTGCAACAAAGCGGCGTAGAAGCTGTCATAGTCGGCAAAGCGCTCTACGCGGGACGGCTATCGCTCGCCGATGCCCTGCGGGTAGCACGAGGATAG
- the hisH gene encoding imidazole glycerol phosphate synthase subunit HisH, protein MIALIDYGVGNLRSVEKAFESLGHAIKVTSDPAEIAAADKVILPGVGAFGAAEKTLRARGLEQVALDAAHSGKPFLGICVGMQLLFDTSEEMGEHPGLGLIPGRVQRFPDSPGIKIPQIGWNALSFPKASPLMAGLEPGAMVYFVHSFYCAPEDPSVVAAQTEFTLTYCSAVSVGNIFGVQFHPEKSGKVGLQILDNFARL, encoded by the coding sequence ATGATCGCGCTGATCGACTACGGTGTGGGCAACCTGCGCTCGGTGGAGAAGGCGTTCGAGTCGCTCGGCCACGCCATCAAGGTCACCAGCGATCCCGCCGAGATCGCCGCCGCCGACAAAGTGATCTTGCCCGGTGTGGGTGCGTTTGGTGCGGCGGAGAAGACCCTGCGTGCACGTGGCCTGGAGCAAGTCGCCCTCGATGCCGCGCACTCGGGCAAGCCCTTTCTGGGAATCTGTGTCGGGATGCAGCTCCTCTTCGACACCAGCGAGGAGATGGGCGAGCACCCCGGCCTCGGCCTCATCCCTGGCCGCGTCCAGCGCTTCCCGGACTCTCCCGGCATCAAGATCCCACAGATCGGCTGGAACGCGCTGAGCTTTCCCAAGGCGAGCCCGCTCATGGCCGGCCTAGAGCCCGGCGCGATGGTCTACTTTGTCCACAGCTTCTACTGCGCCCCCGAAGACCCAAGCGTCGTTGCCGCCCAGACCGAGTTCACGCTGACCTACTGCTCTGCGGTCTCCGTCGGCAATATCTTCGGTGTCCAGTTCCACCCCGAGAAGTCCGGCAAGGTGGGACTGCAAATTCTCGACAACTTCGCGCGGCTTTAA
- the hisB gene encoding imidazoleglycerol-phosphate dehydratase HisB, with product MSAPRTASLSRQTSETDITLSLDLDGDGSSQLATGVGFFDHMLTHVARHGLLNLQITAKGDYHIDDHHTVEDVGICLGQALKAAVGDKKGMTRYGDATVPMDESLVLCALDFSGRGGAHIALEFPDTRIGTFAVELVEEFFHAVAREAGLNLHIRLIVGKNAHHIAEATFKAFGRALRQAVALDSRVTGIPSTKGVL from the coding sequence ATGAGTGCTCCACGAACCGCCTCCCTCTCCCGCCAGACCTCCGAGACCGATATCACGCTCTCGCTCGACCTCGACGGCGATGGCTCCAGCCAGCTCGCCACGGGAGTGGGATTCTTTGACCACATGCTCACCCATGTCGCGCGGCATGGGCTGCTCAATCTGCAGATCACAGCAAAGGGCGACTACCATATCGACGACCACCACACGGTCGAGGATGTCGGAATCTGCCTAGGCCAGGCGCTGAAGGCAGCCGTCGGCGATAAGAAGGGCATGACCCGCTACGGCGATGCGACCGTCCCCATGGACGAGTCCCTGGTGCTGTGCGCGCTCGACTTCTCCGGGCGCGGCGGCGCACATATCGCCCTCGAGTTCCCCGACACCCGTATCGGCACCTTCGCGGTCGAGCTGGTCGAGGAGTTCTTCCACGCCGTCGCCCGTGAGGCGGGGCTAAATCTTCACATCCGGCTGATTGTCGGCAAGAACGCCCACCATATCGCCGAGGCTACGTTTAAGGCCTTCGGGCGGGCGCTGCGCCAAGCGGTCGCGCTGGATAGCCGTGTCACTGGCATTCCCTCGACCAAGGGCGTGCTCTAG
- a CDS encoding phytanoyl-CoA dioxygenase family protein, with amino-acid sequence MMLTDDQLAAFHDQGFLILPSFFNDDEMAGYKADMDQIQALREAKEPVPYLCQLPHLGPLIVHPKTLAMVEQVMGPGFAFHHLHASRQGPGTPGANWHQDYEQEPQVNRSHIMVHVFYYFNGLNGEVGDLVVLPRTQNTVIANGALGHLGQQVLPGEVVVDDLPPGSAVLVYSALWHARRAKPGGEDRVRYFADASYCQAGVKWPSYHNAQWREILAAARENLGHETLFADDHFFDVRAGKAAWRERQGSLVLDILPTV; translated from the coding sequence ATGATGCTCACCGACGACCAGCTTGCCGCCTTCCACGACCAGGGTTTTCTGATCCTCCCCAGCTTCTTCAACGACGACGAGATGGCGGGCTACAAGGCGGACATGGACCAGATCCAGGCCCTGCGCGAGGCCAAAGAGCCCGTGCCCTACCTCTGCCAGCTCCCTCACCTCGGTCCCCTGATTGTCCACCCTAAGACCCTCGCGATGGTCGAGCAGGTGATGGGGCCCGGCTTTGCCTTCCACCACCTGCACGCCAGCCGCCAAGGCCCCGGCACCCCCGGCGCGAACTGGCACCAGGACTACGAGCAGGAGCCCCAGGTCAACCGGAGCCACATCATGGTCCATGTGTTCTACTACTTCAACGGCCTCAACGGCGAGGTTGGGGACCTGGTGGTGCTGCCGCGGACCCAGAACACGGTGATCGCCAACGGAGCGCTGGGGCACCTGGGCCAGCAAGTGCTCCCCGGCGAGGTGGTTGTCGATGATCTTCCGCCCGGCTCGGCGGTGCTTGTCTACTCCGCGCTCTGGCACGCCCGCCGCGCCAAGCCCGGCGGCGAGGACCGCGTCCGCTACTTCGCCGATGCGTCGTACTGCCAAGCGGGAGTGAAGTGGCCGTCGTATCACAATGCCCAGTGGCGCGAGATCCTCGCCGCCGCCCGGGAGAACCTGGGCCACGAGACACTCTTCGCCGACGACCACTTCTTCGATGTGCGGGCCGGCAAGGCGGCGTGGCGCGAGCGGCAGGGCAGTTTAGTGCTTGATATACTGCCTACTGTATGA
- a CDS encoding PD40 domain-containing protein: MKVQSLVAMGLALVLTGAAHAERFIFQRGGALYSASRDGKESRKVLELGGATGTLWAASPDGRRIVWTKTSSTETEGNLATRPVTVFLSDITGRRQKKLFSTDSLKDRQGRGITEIGASVAGGEATTLNDWSLVSLSWSADGRTLYLGCTRVGAAPGVTTLSVDAQAGTALVDADGRWKSLAAVTQPDARSTYLAAVSLGREAGSAPLVVCNLAVGTAWTPVPPLGGTPVYGAALWPALSPDGKKVVFASLPRGLWLAEGPGLQTRRLVSGEVARPRFSEDNKTVLFLSPRPTTADKTAYDLYELPVGSTTPKVVLSDVDWFDLVAD, from the coding sequence ATGAAGGTGCAAAGTCTGGTTGCCATGGGTCTGGCGCTTGTGCTGACCGGCGCGGCGCATGCCGAGCGGTTTATTTTCCAGCGGGGCGGGGCACTCTACAGCGCCAGCCGTGATGGGAAAGAGTCGCGGAAGGTGCTTGAGCTCGGCGGAGCCACCGGGACACTCTGGGCGGCCTCGCCCGACGGGCGCCGGATTGTCTGGACCAAGACCTCCAGCACCGAGACGGAGGGGAACCTCGCGACCCGGCCCGTCACCGTTTTTTTAAGCGATATCACCGGGCGACGGCAGAAGAAGCTCTTTAGCACCGATTCCCTGAAAGACCGTCAAGGGCGCGGGATCACCGAGATCGGCGCGAGTGTCGCAGGCGGCGAGGCGACCACCCTCAATGACTGGAGCCTGGTCTCGCTCTCCTGGAGTGCGGATGGTCGGACGCTCTATCTGGGGTGCACGCGCGTGGGGGCTGCTCCGGGGGTGACGACGCTCTCGGTGGATGCGCAGGCGGGGACGGCTCTGGTGGATGCCGACGGGCGCTGGAAGTCACTGGCGGCGGTGACCCAGCCGGATGCGCGCTCGACCTATCTGGCGGCGGTCTCGCTAGGGCGCGAGGCGGGCTCGGCACCGCTGGTAGTCTGCAATCTTGCGGTGGGCACTGCCTGGACCCCCGTGCCACCGCTCGGCGGGACACCGGTCTATGGGGCCGCGCTCTGGCCCGCGCTCTCACCCGATGGCAAGAAAGTGGTCTTTGCCTCCCTGCCCCGTGGCCTCTGGCTGGCGGAGGGGCCGGGCCTGCAGACCCGGCGCTTGGTGAGCGGCGAGGTCGCCCGCCCCCGGTTTAGTGAGGACAACAAGACGGTCTTGTTCCTCTCGCCCCGCCCCACGACTGCCGATAAGACGGCGTACGACCTCTACGAGCTTCCTGTCGGGAGCACGACCCCCAAGGTGGTGCTGAGCGATGTGGACTGGTTTGACCTTGTAGCGGACTGA
- the hpt gene encoding hypoxanthine phosphoribosyltransferase, with amino-acid sequence MHPDIETIRITEEEIAARVSTLGAQLARDYEGKDLLLVGVLTGSTLFMADLVRRINIPLAFDFVSVSTYGTGSKASGVVKILKDLDEPVESRHVVVVEDVLNPAMSRRLSYLLDMLSARKCASLRVCTLLDKPVRRRALGINLEPDYCGFAVEEEYVVGYGMDYLGRYRSLPYIGTLKPVIYGGG; translated from the coding sequence ATGCATCCAGACATTGAGACCATTCGGATTACCGAAGAAGAGATCGCGGCACGGGTGAGCACCCTGGGCGCACAGCTCGCGCGCGACTATGAGGGCAAGGACCTCTTGCTGGTGGGAGTGCTGACGGGCTCGACCCTGTTCATGGCCGACCTTGTGCGGCGGATCAATATCCCCCTCGCTTTTGATTTTGTCTCCGTGAGCACCTACGGCACGGGGAGCAAGGCGAGCGGCGTGGTGAAGATCCTCAAGGACCTCGATGAGCCCGTGGAGAGCCGCCATGTGGTGGTGGTCGAGGATGTCTTGAATCCCGCCATGTCGCGCCGCCTCTCGTACTTGCTGGACATGCTCAGCGCCCGAAAGTGCGCGTCGCTGCGGGTCTGCACCCTCCTGGATAAGCCCGTGCGCCGCCGTGCGCTGGGGATCAACCTGGAGCCCGACTACTGCGGCTTTGCGGTGGAGGAGGAGTACGTGGTCGGCTACGGGATGGACTATCTGGGCCGCTACCGCTCGCTTCCCTACATCGGCACGCTCAAGCCCGTGATCTACGGCGGCGGCTAG
- a CDS encoding aldehyde dehydrogenase family protein, which translates to MKFTTLAEADAALTAAVACFDQTRKLSSAERHAILTAISAGLQDQREAFAQLLCAEAKKPIRDARVEVDRAALTFSLAADEARRFGGELLPLDLSAAAVGRMGLVRRFPLGPIAAVTPFNFPLNLVAHKVAPAIAVGAPVVLKPAEKTPQTALKLQELVHACGWPEAAFAVLTPETPQEIGHLLADDPRLPVFSFTGSDTVGWALKQRATKKRVILELGGNAAVLVDHASKVEHAVGRCVVGGFAYSGQVCISVQRIFVVENYFEAFCADLVARVRALKLGDPADETTDLGPMITEDAAIRVEQWVEQAKAAGARVLLQGPRDGALLAPSILTAVPTDQPLVRDEVFGPVVIVEPVASFDEGIARINASRFGLQAGVFTYDMRRVLQAHQELEVGGVIINDVPTFRSDAMPYGGEGDSGVGREGIRWTMDEYTSPRVLVLSA; encoded by the coding sequence ATGAAATTCACCACACTGGCCGAGGCCGACGCTGCTCTCACGGCCGCAGTTGCTTGCTTTGACCAGACCCGCAAGCTCTCGTCCGCCGAGCGCCACGCCATCCTTACGGCGATCTCCGCGGGCCTGCAAGACCAGCGCGAGGCCTTTGCCCAGCTCCTCTGCGCCGAGGCAAAGAAGCCGATCCGCGATGCCCGTGTCGAGGTGGACCGCGCCGCGCTGACCTTCTCGCTGGCCGCCGACGAAGCCCGGCGCTTTGGGGGCGAGCTTCTTCCCCTCGATCTGAGCGCGGCGGCAGTCGGGCGCATGGGGCTGGTGCGTCGGTTCCCGCTCGGCCCCATCGCTGCTGTCACGCCGTTCAATTTCCCGCTCAACCTCGTCGCCCATAAAGTCGCCCCAGCGATTGCGGTCGGAGCGCCCGTGGTTCTCAAACCTGCAGAGAAGACTCCCCAGACCGCCCTCAAGCTCCAGGAGCTGGTCCATGCCTGCGGCTGGCCCGAGGCCGCCTTTGCCGTGCTCACGCCCGAGACGCCCCAGGAGATCGGGCACTTGCTCGCCGACGATCCCCGGCTCCCGGTCTTCTCCTTTACGGGCTCGGACACGGTTGGGTGGGCGCTCAAGCAGCGCGCCACTAAAAAACGGGTGATCCTGGAGCTGGGAGGCAACGCCGCGGTTCTGGTCGATCACGCCTCCAAGGTCGAGCATGCCGTGGGCCGCTGTGTCGTGGGCGGCTTTGCCTACTCGGGGCAGGTCTGTATCTCAGTGCAGCGCATTTTTGTGGTCGAGAACTACTTTGAGGCCTTCTGTGCAGACCTCGTGGCGCGCGTCCGTGCCCTCAAGCTGGGCGATCCCGCCGACGAGACCACGGACTTGGGGCCGATGATCACCGAAGACGCCGCGATCCGGGTGGAGCAGTGGGTGGAGCAGGCGAAGGCGGCGGGAGCTCGGGTACTCCTCCAGGGGCCGCGTGATGGGGCGCTCCTGGCCCCCAGCATCCTCACCGCTGTCCCGACAGACCAGCCCTTGGTGCGCGATGAGGTCTTCGGCCCGGTGGTGATTGTCGAGCCTGTCGCCAGCTTCGATGAGGGAATCGCACGCATCAACGCCAGCCGCTTCGGCCTGCAAGCGGGGGTATTCACCTACGACATGCGCCGCGTCCTCCAAGCCCACCAGGAGCTAGAAGTCGGCGGCGTGATTATCAACGATGTGCCTACGTTCCGCAGCGACGCCATGCCCTATGGCGGCGAGGGCGACTCGGGAGTCGGGCGTGAGGGCATTCGCTGGACCATGGACGAGTACACCAGCCCGCGGGTGCTGGTGCTCTCGGCCTAG
- a CDS encoding DUF2809 domain-containing protein gives MGSASSTARARWGTLALACVPLGLATRPLKRHDEALGSALGDALWALLVLALVGVAFPRWPLARRAALALGIAVLVEVSQLWHTPWLEALRHSTLGALAIGGSFSFGDLGCYAAGIAGGCLLDRWLKHRV, from the coding sequence TTGGGCTCCGCTTCTAGCACGGCACGGGCACGCTGGGGGACGCTGGCGCTGGCCTGTGTCCCTCTGGGGCTGGCGACCCGGCCGCTCAAGCGCCACGACGAAGCACTTGGCTCGGCCTTGGGCGATGCGCTCTGGGCCTTGCTGGTCTTGGCGCTGGTGGGCGTGGCCTTTCCCCGCTGGCCTCTGGCACGGCGGGCGGCGTTGGCGCTGGGGATCGCGGTCTTGGTGGAGGTGAGCCAGCTCTGGCACACGCCGTGGCTGGAGGCGCTTCGGCACAGCACGCTCGGGGCGCTGGCGATCGGGGGGAGCTTTTCGTTTGGTGACTTGGGCTGCTACGCGGCGGGGATTGCGGGGGGCTGTCTGCTCGATCGGTGGCTCAAGCATCGGGTATAA
- a CDS encoding ParB/RepB/Spo0J family partition protein, with translation MELKFVSIEKIIEDPDQPRKVLDEAALAGLADSIRQHGLLNPITVVALEGVDAYRIVTGERRWRASRQAGLTELACIVRSLADETPEKMAEQLVENLQREDLTPLDKAKALTQLKDTLGATHKELGQRLGISERTVGYLLDLLELPEAISEQIVASPNRPADGNLTEKHGRFLRQLNDQPDLQAHLVEKIKGEKLSADDTGKLTKAIRESPALADEILAAPVLELPSLLGKRDETTFSAGRGMAKIVEKIPAMLEELKLERASAADLPFIEEKLTAARKAIDEKLAEVKAAQR, from the coding sequence GTGGAACTGAAGTTTGTTTCGATTGAGAAGATTATTGAAGACCCCGACCAGCCTCGAAAGGTGCTGGACGAGGCAGCGCTGGCGGGGCTCGCCGACTCGATCCGCCAGCATGGGCTCCTGAACCCGATCACCGTGGTGGCGCTGGAGGGAGTCGATGCCTACCGGATTGTCACGGGAGAGCGCCGCTGGCGGGCATCGCGGCAGGCGGGGCTCACGGAGCTAGCGTGTATCGTGCGGAGCCTCGCCGATGAGACCCCCGAGAAGATGGCCGAGCAGCTGGTGGAGAACCTCCAGCGCGAGGACTTGACGCCGCTGGACAAGGCCAAGGCCCTGACCCAGCTCAAAGACACCCTGGGGGCGACCCATAAAGAGCTCGGGCAGCGCCTGGGAATCTCCGAGCGGACCGTGGGCTACCTGCTGGACCTTCTGGAGCTCCCTGAGGCCATCTCCGAGCAGATCGTCGCCTCGCCCAACCGCCCCGCCGACGGCAACCTCACCGAGAAGCACGGGCGGTTCCTGCGCCAGCTCAACGACCAGCCGGATTTGCAGGCCCACTTGGTCGAGAAGATCAAGGGCGAGAAGCTCTCCGCCGACGATACCGGTAAGCTGACCAAGGCGATCCGGGAGAGCCCCGCTCTCGCCGATGAGATCCTGGCCGCGCCGGTTCTGGAGCTCCCGAGCCTGCTGGGCAAGCGCGATGAGACCACGTTTAGCGCGGGGCGCGGCATGGCCAAGATTGTGGAGAAGATTCCCGCGATGCTGGAAGAACTCAAGCTGGAGCGTGCCTCGGCGGCGGACCTGCCCTTTATCGAGGAGAAGCTCACCGCAGCGCGCAAGGCCATCGACGAAAAACTCGCCGAGGTCAAGGCGGCCCAGCGCTAG
- the lipB gene encoding lipoyl(octanoyl) transferase LipB encodes MEIINLLSEGLIGYHEGWERQRARVAMRIADEVPDGLLLVEHASVVTYGKTAKPEFRLLSEAEYAARGIELVATDRGGDVTYHGPGQLTGYPIVHLGEGRRDLHKYVWTLEEAIIRAAADFGVAVGRVDFHAGVWTEDGTGYLAAIGVRVQRWVTHHGFGLNVDSRVQAGFETIVPCGQAGKRVVSLSELAGTELSLEEVGEAVSRYLCQYLKFV; translated from the coding sequence TTGGAGATAATCAATTTACTTTCCGAGGGCTTAATCGGCTACCACGAGGGCTGGGAGCGGCAGCGGGCGCGGGTGGCGATGCGGATCGCCGACGAGGTACCAGATGGGCTTCTCTTGGTGGAGCACGCCTCCGTGGTCACCTACGGCAAGACCGCCAAACCGGAGTTCCGTCTGCTGAGTGAGGCAGAGTACGCCGCGCGGGGGATCGAGCTGGTGGCGACCGACCGCGGCGGGGACGTCACCTACCACGGGCCGGGGCAGCTCACGGGCTATCCGATTGTCCATCTGGGGGAGGGGAGGCGTGATCTCCACAAGTATGTCTGGACTCTCGAGGAGGCGATCATTCGCGCGGCAGCGGACTTTGGGGTGGCTGTTGGGCGGGTGGACTTTCACGCGGGGGTCTGGACGGAAGATGGCACGGGGTACCTGGCGGCGATTGGGGTTCGGGTGCAGCGCTGGGTGACCCACCATGGCTTTGGGCTCAATGTGGACAGCCGTGTTCAGGCGGGATTTGAGACCATTGTGCCTTGTGGGCAGGCCGGTAAGCGGGTGGTGAGCCTGAGCGAGCTGGCAGGGACGGAGCTCTCGCTTGAGGAAGTTGGGGAAGCGGTTTCACGGTATTTGTGCCAGTACCTAAAGTTCGTTTGA
- a CDS encoding outer membrane beta-barrel protein, whose translation MRTRLQFALAAFGVAALAPSALAADGVTVGGQLEANYTYNFNKPNTRNNTYLFNSTDGQFTVNLGELSISRAAADDKAGFVLRLITGRVQEAFNAAYGTDNILEAYGTTKRNIGSKAMTLDYGQFLSHVGYETPDMGSNNFFSKSFQYQYLQPFVNAGLRATVPMGETTSLTGVIANRFDGVKAGASRDLAAGFQIKRSGKSSSLSLNTMFARENLGTAATPINRATNVANLVYTNTLSESTSIVVDATLRSGKDAANRTYNATGITGYLTKTMSNANVLGIRAEYLTQNNATSGILPSYVTDPTRKPTMTSITASYELKGAFPGARTVLEFRADNAGAAFFPGEKAGTIKKDQTSVTFAQVFKL comes from the coding sequence ATGCGAACTCGTTTGCAGTTTGCGCTCGCCGCTTTTGGCGTCGCAGCACTTGCACCCTCGGCTCTTGCAGCAGATGGTGTGACAGTAGGTGGGCAGTTGGAGGCGAACTACACGTACAACTTCAACAAGCCTAACACACGCAACAACACGTATCTTTTTAACAGCACCGACGGCCAGTTTACGGTCAACCTGGGTGAGCTCAGCATCTCGCGTGCTGCGGCCGATGACAAGGCGGGCTTTGTCCTTCGCCTGATTACCGGGCGTGTCCAGGAGGCGTTTAACGCCGCCTACGGTACGGACAATATCCTAGAGGCCTACGGTACCACCAAGCGCAACATCGGCAGCAAGGCCATGACGCTGGACTACGGCCAGTTCCTCTCCCATGTGGGCTACGAGACCCCGGACATGGGGAGCAATAACTTCTTCTCCAAGTCCTTCCAGTACCAGTACCTCCAGCCCTTCGTCAATGCGGGGCTTCGCGCGACGGTTCCGATGGGCGAGACCACCTCGCTGACCGGGGTTATTGCCAATCGCTTTGACGGTGTCAAGGCCGGTGCGAGCCGCGACCTGGCGGCCGGGTTCCAGATCAAGCGCTCTGGTAAGTCCTCCAGCCTCTCGCTCAACACCATGTTCGCTCGTGAGAACCTGGGTACGGCGGCCACTCCGATCAACCGGGCAACCAACGTGGCCAACTTGGTCTATACCAACACCCTGAGCGAGAGCACCTCGATCGTGGTGGACGCGACCCTGCGCTCGGGCAAGGATGCGGCAAACCGCACCTACAACGCCACGGGCATCACGGGCTACCTGACCAAGACCATGAGCAACGCCAACGTCCTTGGGATCCGTGCGGAGTACCTGACGCAGAACAATGCCACCTCCGGCATCCTGCCTAGCTACGTCACCGACCCAACCCGTAAGCCGACCATGACCTCGATCACGGCGTCCTACGAGCTCAAGGGAGCGTTCCCGGGGGCACGGACGGTTCTTGAGTTCCGTGCGGACAACGCGGGAGCGGCGTTCTTCCCTGGGGAGAAGGCAGGAACCATCAAGAAGGACCAGACCAGCGTCACCTTCGCACAGGTCTTCAAGCTATAG
- a CDS encoding P-II family nitrogen regulator produces MVRIEAVIRPQRLDEVKAALDDFGVTGMTVTEVRGAGKQKGYTQHYRGAEYTVNLIQKLKLEIVVAEADVDRIVEAIATAARTGEIGDGKIFLSPVLDAIRIRTGERGGEAV; encoded by the coding sequence CTGGTAAGAATCGAAGCAGTAATTCGGCCTCAGCGGCTGGATGAAGTCAAAGCCGCTCTAGATGATTTCGGCGTGACCGGAATGACCGTCACCGAGGTGCGCGGTGCGGGCAAGCAGAAGGGCTACACACAGCACTACCGTGGTGCAGAGTACACCGTCAACCTGATCCAGAAGCTGAAACTGGAGATCGTGGTGGCGGAGGCCGACGTGGATCGCATTGTCGAGGCCATCGCGACCGCAGCACGAACGGGTGAGATCGGCGATGGGAAGATCTTCCTCTCACCGGTACTGGATGCCATCCGAATTCGTACAGGAGAGCGTGGCGGCGAGGCCGTCTGA